In Halobaculum sp. XH14, a single genomic region encodes these proteins:
- a CDS encoding anthranilate synthase component II yields MTRVLVVDNYDSFAYNLVQYVGELVAGGGSGCGESGDGRIVEDAGAVVVRRNDRVDVADIRELDPDGIVVSPGPGTPAEAGVSIPVFRELSYPTLGVCLGHQALCAANGAPVVRAPEVVHGKPSTVTHDGTGVFADLPDRVDVGRYHSLCVERGDLPESLVESARTEAEEGVVMGVRHRERPHVGVQFHPESILTADGKAMMRSFIRLCEDGEPMWHDGGEPASSDRRKPTDSDDEGAGGGDDD; encoded by the coding sequence GTGACCCGGGTCCTCGTCGTCGACAACTACGACTCGTTCGCGTACAACCTCGTGCAGTACGTGGGCGAACTCGTCGCTGGCGGCGGGTCGGGGTGTGGCGAGTCCGGGGACGGCAGAATCGTCGAGGACGCCGGAGCGGTCGTCGTCCGCCGGAACGACCGCGTCGACGTGGCGGATATCCGCGAGCTGGACCCCGACGGAATCGTCGTCTCGCCGGGACCCGGAACCCCGGCGGAGGCGGGCGTCTCGATCCCGGTGTTCCGCGAGCTCTCCTACCCGACGCTCGGCGTCTGTCTCGGCCACCAGGCGCTGTGTGCCGCGAACGGCGCGCCCGTCGTGCGGGCCCCGGAGGTCGTCCACGGGAAGCCTTCGACGGTGACCCACGACGGGACGGGGGTGTTCGCCGACCTGCCGGATCGCGTCGACGTCGGGCGTTACCACTCGCTCTGTGTCGAACGCGGCGACCTTCCGGAGTCCCTGGTCGAGAGCGCGCGGACCGAGGCCGAGGAGGGAGTCGTCATGGGCGTCCGGCACCGCGAGCGCCCCCACGTCGGCGTGCAGTTCCACCCCGAGAGCATCCTCACCGCGGACGGGAAGGCGATGATGCGTAGTTTCATCCGCCTGTGCGAGGACGGGGAACCGATGTGGCACGACGGCGGGGAACCGGCGAGTAGCGACCGCAGGAAACCGACGGACAGCGACGACGAGGGAGCCGGCGGGGGCGACGATGACTGA